The sequence ATATGGTTTTTGCATATGGGCCGAGATCGAGGATCTTTCTATCTCTATGTGCTGGGATACTTCTCATATCACTCACTGGTTTTGCAGATATGCAATCAGAACCGTTACCTTCAAACGATTCTCCATATAATCTGGTTTTTTACACTGAACCTCTCCCCCCATATAATTATGAAGAAAATGGGACGATAAAAGGGCTTTCTATCGATCTCCTTACAGCAATTATACAAAAATCAGGATATGTAGTACCTGCTGATCATATCCAGATCGTTCCCTGGGAAACTGCATTGGAGAATGCTCTCACACAGAACAATTCCGTTGTTTTTTCAACCGGAAGAACCCCTGAACGAGAAGGATTATTTCAGTGGGTCGGACCCATATCAATAGAGCGTGATGTTCTTTTTGCTCACCCAAAGGCTAACCTATCCATAGAGAAACCTGCTGATCTTAAAGAATTCCGCATCGGTGTTACACCCGGCCATGCCGGAACAGAGATGCTTCTGAATGCTGGTGTGAACAAAGAGCAGATTGTTACCGAAGCAAATATTTCTGAACTTATCCGGATGCTTGAGTCTGGTGAGATTGATCTCTGGTGTTATCCAGAACTTACCGGAAGGTATTACGCCGAGCAGGTAACCGGTAATTATTATGCATTCAATGTAGTATATCCACTTGAAGAGATGGGCATCTATTATGCCTTTCATCGTGATGTATCAAATGCTACCGTTCATGCATTTCAGCAGGCACTTGATGAGTTGAAAACAGATAAAGATGAAACAGGAGTCAGTGAGTACGAGCGGATTCTTGGCAGGTATAATCCTGCAACTGGTCTGTCACACCTGACATATCTGACAGAGGAATGGGCACCATATAATTATGAGAAAGATGGTGTCCCTGCAGGGATTTCAATAGATATTCTTGAAAAAGTGTTTGAATCATTACATGTTAACAAAACACGTGAGGATGTGCATTTTGTTCCGCTCTCAGAGGGATTCAAAAAGATGCAGACTGAAAACGGAACCGTTCTCTTTTCTATAGTGCGATCTCCAGAGCGGGAAGCACTGTACCAGTGGGCAGGCCCATTTACGAAAGGTCGGTTTGTTCTCTATGCCCCTTCATCCAGGAATATTACCCTTTCTTCAACAGAAGATTTGAATAACTATACCATCGGAACGGTGCAGGGAACCATAGAAAATACCCTCCTTACCAATATCGGGGTTTTATCCGATCATATTACGAGCGGACTTCATCCTCATGATCTTATCCGGATGCTTGAAGAAGGAACCGTTGATATCTGGGCTACCGGAGATAGTACCGGAAGATACGAAATGGTGAAAAACGGCATAAACCCTGACAAGTATGAGATTGTATATACATTACAAGAGGATGATTTTTATTTTATTTTTACTCCCGATGTTCCCGAATCGCTCATTCATTCATTTAACCAGACCCTCATGATGATAGTGAATGAGAAAGAGAAGGCAGGAGACAGTACATAAAAAAGGCTGTTATCTCCTCTTTTTATAGTTATAGGGCATTCTATCAGGTATCGATCAGGTGAAATTTCCCTACATGTCAGATGAAGTTACAAAAAGGAAAGATTCTGCATCATCTCTAATAAAGCGATTGTTGCATTATACCCCAGGCCTTCAGCATCTATCCACCTACCAGCGTGAATGGTTCAGAAATGACCTGGTT comes from Methanospirillum hungatei and encodes:
- a CDS encoding substrate-binding periplasmic protein; this translates as MQSEPLPSNDSPYNLVFYTEPLPPYNYEENGTIKGLSIDLLTAIIQKSGYVVPADHIQIVPWETALENALTQNNSVVFSTGRTPEREGLFQWVGPISIERDVLFAHPKANLSIEKPADLKEFRIGVTPGHAGTEMLLNAGVNKEQIVTEANISELIRMLESGEIDLWCYPELTGRYYAEQVTGNYYAFNVVYPLEEMGIYYAFHRDVSNATVHAFQQALDELKTDKDETGVSEYERILGRYNPATGLSHLTYLTEEWAPYNYEKDGVPAGISIDILEKVFESLHVNKTREDVHFVPLSEGFKKMQTENGTVLFSIVRSPEREALYQWAGPFTKGRFVLYAPSSRNITLSSTEDLNNYTIGTVQGTIENTLLTNIGVLSDHITSGLHPHDLIRMLEEGTVDIWATGDSTGRYEMVKNGINPDKYEIVYTLQEDDFYFIFTPDVPESLIHSFNQTLMMIVNEKEKAGDST